The window CTTTAAACCCAAGCGCCGTAAAGCCTGCAAGACAGATAAGCGAGGCAAAGACGAAAACGTTATCTAGTCTCGCGCAGATCACGCTCGCCGCAAGTGCCGCTCCGATAAAGACGAGCCCGCCCATCGTCGGCGTTTTGGCCTTTTTTTGGTGCGTTTGCGGAGCTAGCTCGTAGATGGGCTGGGCGGCGTTTTTGGCCTTCGCCCACGCGATAAATTTAGGCAGCGCCCAAACGGTCAAACAAAATGCAATGAAAAACGAAAAGCCCGCGCGAACGGTGATGTATTGAAAGATATTAAAATTTAACAGTTCATAAATATAGTAAAACATAAAAGCCTTTATTTTAAAAAAGGCTAATTTTAGTATAATGCCGTTAAAAAATATCTAAATTTAAGGCAAAAATTTAAAAATGGCTCAAAAAACGATTTTGGTGATAACAGACGGCATCGGATATAATGAAAGTAGCGAATTTAACGCATTTGCGGCGGCAAAAAAGCCCACATACGACTGGCTGTTTAAAAACGTCCCAAACGCGCTCATAAAAACCTCGGGCCTAGCAGTGGGCCTACCCGACGGACAGATGGGAAACAGCGAGGTCGGGCACATGTGTATCGGCAGCGGGCGGGTTTTGTATCAAAATTTGGTAAAAATTTCGCTCGGTTTTGAAAACGGCGAACTAGCTAAAAGCGAAAAGCTTTTAAATTTGTTTAAAACCTGCAAGTGCGTCCACGTAGTCGGGCTTTACAGCGACGGAGGCGTGCACTCGCACATGAACCACTTTGACGCGATGTGTTCCCTTGCGGTCGCAAACGGTTGCGAAGTATGCGCTCACGCGATAACCGACGGCCGCGACGTAGGCCCAAAAAGCGGGCTGGCGTTCATAAAATCTCTGCAAGAAAAGGCGCAAAGCGGAGGCTTTAGGCTAGCTAGCGTTAGCGGTAGATTTTACGCGATGGACCGCGACAAGCGCTGGGAGCGGGTAAAAACGGCCTACGACGCGATGACGCGCGGAGAAAATGCGCAAACCGTATCACCGCTAGAATACGTCATGCAAAGCTACGAGGCGGGCGTGACGGACGAGTTTATCGTGCCGGCTAGCTTTGGCGGGTTTGAGGGGATAGGCGAAAACGACGGCGTAATATTTATAAACTTTAGAAACGACCGCGTGCGCGAGATCGCGGCGGCTTTGGGCGATGAAAATTTTAGCGAATTCGCGCGCCCGTTCGTCGTCAAAAATCTACTCACGATGACCGAATACGACGCAAATTTCGCCTTTCCCGTGTTATTTGAAAACGAAAAGCTAAAAAATACCCTTGCCCAGGTCGTCGCAAACGCCGGCCTAACGCAGCTACACACCGCCGAGACCGAGAAATACGCGCACGTGACGTTTTTCTTTAACGGCGGCATCGAAGAACTCGCCCAAAACGAAACGAGAGTGCTGGTGCCAAGCCCTAAGGTTAAAACTTACGACGAAAAGCCCGAAATGAGCGCGCAGGCCGTGTGCGAAGCGGTGCTAAAAGGCATGGAGGACGGGCAGGATTTTATCGTTGTAAATTTCGCAAACGGCGATATGGTCGGGCACACGGGCGAATTTGACGCGGCGGTAAAGGCGGTCGAGGCCGTGGATACGGCGCTGGGACGCATCGTGGCAAAGGCAAAAGAGAAAAACTACGCGCTAATCATCACGAGCGACCACGGCAACTGCGAGCAGATGAGGGACGCGCAGGGTAATTTGCTAACCAATCACACGACTTTTGACGTATTTTGCTTCGTGATGAGCGAGGGCGTAAAGGCTGTAAAAGCGGGCGGTCTAAACAATATCGCCGCGAGCGTTTTGGCGCTGATGGGTATCGAAAAACCCGCCGAGATGGACGAGGCGCTGTTTTAAATTTTATTAATATTTTGATAAAATGCGATTTTACTTTAATAATTAAGGAAGAAAATGAAATTTAGCGGAAAAAATGTACTAATCACGGGAGCTAGCCGCGGTATCGGCGCGCAGATAGCCAAAACTCTAGCGCAAATGGGACTAAAAGTCTGGATAAACTACCGCTCAAAGCCAGAAATCGCCGATGCATTGCAAGCTGAAATCGTAGCAAACGGCGGGCAGGCTGCGGTGATTAAATTTGACGCGACGGACGAGGACGAGTTTGTAAAAGCGATAAATTTGATCGCGGACGCCGACGGCGAGCTAAGTTATCTCGTAAATAACGCCGGTATAACAAACGACAAGCTCGCGCTTCGCATGAAGACGGAGGATTTTACCGGCGTGATAAACGCAAATTTAACCTCGGCTTTTATCGGATGTCGCGAGGCGCTAAAAGTAATGAGCAAAAAACGCTTTGGCGCCGTCGTAAACGTAGCTTCTATCGTAGGCGAGATGGGCAATGCGGGGCAAGCCAACTACGCTGCGAGCAAGGGCGGAATGATCGCGATGAACAAAAGTTTCGCCAAAGAGGGCGCGGCGAGAAACGTGCGCTTTAACTGCGTAACGCCGGGCTTCATCGAGACGGATATGACGAGCGAGCTTGGCGACGAGATCAAAAAAACTTACAGTGACAACATCCCGCTAAAACGATTTGGAAGCGCTAGCGAAGTGGCCGAGGCCGTGGCGTTTTTGCTAAGCGATCACGCTAGCTACGTCACGGGTGAGACGCTAAAAATCAACGGCGGACTATACATGTAGGCGCGTAAATTTTGCGTTTTTGCGAAATTTTAAGCTAAAATATACTAAAATCACGAAATTTTTAATTTTTAGGAGAAGAAAATGGCAGTATTTGATGACGTAAGAGACGTAGTGGTTGAGCAGCTAAGCGTGGCTCCGGATGCGGTAAAGCGCGAGTCTAAGATTATCGAGGATTTGGGCGCGGACTCGCTTGACGTGGTTGAGCTCGTTATGGCGCTTGAGGAGAAATTTGAAGTAGAGATACCTGATAGCGACGCCGAGAAACTAATCACTATAAACGACGTCGTAACCTACATCGAGAACCTAAATAAATAAGTTTTTGCAAGGAGTAGCCTTGAAAAGAGTCGTAGTAACCGGCATTGGGA of the uncultured Campylobacter sp. genome contains:
- the gpmI gene encoding 2,3-bisphosphoglycerate-independent phosphoglycerate mutase, giving the protein MAQKTILVITDGIGYNESSEFNAFAAAKKPTYDWLFKNVPNALIKTSGLAVGLPDGQMGNSEVGHMCIGSGRVLYQNLVKISLGFENGELAKSEKLLNLFKTCKCVHVVGLYSDGGVHSHMNHFDAMCSLAVANGCEVCAHAITDGRDVGPKSGLAFIKSLQEKAQSGGFRLASVSGRFYAMDRDKRWERVKTAYDAMTRGENAQTVSPLEYVMQSYEAGVTDEFIVPASFGGFEGIGENDGVIFINFRNDRVREIAAALGDENFSEFARPFVVKNLLTMTEYDANFAFPVLFENEKLKNTLAQVVANAGLTQLHTAETEKYAHVTFFFNGGIEELAQNETRVLVPSPKVKTYDEKPEMSAQAVCEAVLKGMEDGQDFIVVNFANGDMVGHTGEFDAAVKAVEAVDTALGRIVAKAKEKNYALIITSDHGNCEQMRDAQGNLLTNHTTFDVFCFVMSEGVKAVKAGGLNNIAASVLALMGIEKPAEMDEALF
- the fabG gene encoding 3-oxoacyl-ACP reductase FabG; amino-acid sequence: MKFSGKNVLITGASRGIGAQIAKTLAQMGLKVWINYRSKPEIADALQAEIVANGGQAAVIKFDATDEDEFVKAINLIADADGELSYLVNNAGITNDKLALRMKTEDFTGVINANLTSAFIGCREALKVMSKKRFGAVVNVASIVGEMGNAGQANYAASKGGMIAMNKSFAKEGAARNVRFNCVTPGFIETDMTSELGDEIKKTYSDNIPLKRFGSASEVAEAVAFLLSDHASYVTGETLKINGGLYM
- the acpP gene encoding acyl carrier protein; protein product: MAVFDDVRDVVVEQLSVAPDAVKRESKIIEDLGADSLDVVELVMALEEKFEVEIPDSDAEKLITINDVVTYIENLNK